The genomic DNA GAAAATTGGGAGGACAAGGATATGGAGGCCTTGATAAACAACCTTCGGCAGTGGTTGAAAAGACACAAAGTAGATGATGCATCCGAAGACAGTGGAGTTACACGACCAAAAAGAGAGAAGCATTGGTACAATAAGGAAAAGGGAGATCCAGTCTGTATCTTTTGTGAGGGAAAGCATTGGGAGACGCATGCGAAGTCGTTAACACAATAGAAGCAAGAAGGCAGttcttccaagaaaagaaattgtgtTTCAACTGTGGCCGCACAGGACACTGGGGGAAACAATGTCGAAGCGGGGGATGTTTCAAGTTGAAGTCAAAGCATCATACAAGTCTTTGTGACAAGGATAAGAACAGACCAACCGGTGACAACGGAACTGTGTTAACAAGCTATTCTCCTTCAGCCAATGAATGGTCATTACCAGCCATAATACCTGTAAAGATAAAAGGAGAAACATTCTGGGCATACCTAGACACTGGAGCTGGGAGGAATTTCATTACAAGCAAAAGCGGCCAAAAGGTTAAACCTTAAAGCAGAGCGTCATGAGGTACGAGAGATTCTCACCGTAAACGGCTCAAAGAGACAATCTATGCCTATCTTTAACAtctcaattgagttgctggatGGAAAAGCAAGTGAGAAGATTCAAGTAACTGGGACAAAGTTGCGAGACTTCACAACCGTACGAAGACTGGATATAAACAAGTTAAAGAAGCAGTACGAGCACACCAAAGACAAGAGGTTCTACAAACAGATTGGAGACGAGTATCCTATACATGTGATTTTAGGAGACAGTGCCTATTGTCGAATAAGAACCGAAGAAGTATACAAGGGACAGCCGGGAGAGCCAATTGCGGAAGGAATGACCTTTGGCTGGGTAATCCATGGTGGAAACGACTCAAACAGCCAGAGCTTCTTCAGCAGAGATACAAGCGACTATGAGGGGCTATACAACCTGGACGTTTTGGGAGTCAGAGACAGAGGTGACGATGACGAGCTTGATGTCTACACGGAGTTCAAAGAGAACATAGTAAGGAAGCACGGCGGAAGGTACGAGGTAAACATTCCTTGGATACCGAGAGCAGAGCTAGCTGGAACCAATGAAGAACAAAGCTGGAGACGCTTACAGAACATGAATATAAAACTAAGACAAAAGCAACAGTTAAAGGCTGAGTACACACACATAATTGAAGAACAGCTAGAAGAAGGGATAGTCGGAAGAATCCTAAGCTAACCAACGGGGAAACGAGTATTCTATTTGCCACATAAGGCTGTCGTTCGAACAGAAGCTGTCACAACGAAAGTCAGAATGGTGTTTGATGCCAGTGCCAAACCTCATCCTCTAGCTGCAAGCATAAACGAATGCATGTAAACTGGCCCATCCCTCCAACCCCTTCTATGGGACATAATGATTAGATCAAGGATGTCTGAGAAGCTATTGCTGGGAGATATCAAGAAAGCCTGGTTGAAGTGGATAGCTCAAGTTCGAAGTGTAAAGGTCCCTAGAAG from Montipora foliosa isolate CH-2021 chromosome 7, ASM3666993v2, whole genome shotgun sequence includes the following:
- the LOC138011212 gene encoding uncharacterized protein, whose amino-acid sequence is MPIFNISIELLDGKASEKIQVTGTKLRDFTTVRRLDINKLKKQYEHTKDKRFYKQIGDEYPIHVILGDSAYCRIRTEEVYKGQPGEPIAEGMTFGWVIHGGNDSNSQSFFSRDTSDYEGLYNLDVLGVRDRGDDDELDVYTEFKENIVRKHGGRYEVNIPWIPRAELAGTNEEQSWRRLQNMNIKLRQKQQLKAEYTHIIEEQLEEGIVGRILS